The Brassica oleracea var. oleracea cultivar TO1000 chromosome C6, BOL, whole genome shotgun sequence genome includes a region encoding these proteins:
- the LOC106300893 gene encoding putative uncharacterized protein ENSP00000383309, whose protein sequence is MSEASRRSRVTITLGRSGQVVSRDGSDFDELPRVGTKRSVKERLGNQLDASAYGSDAVSKRQRGEASFSGNDLQIGQNDLRFKLLQKNAQRRAQSEEGSTIDLREKLLSKSKSEQLPRSFDARPRMADPRDDPLPPSRTARGPSQMLSSSSAYSPWARDDTRWRSPERLMSDSRSRSPPRNSGSISRTPRALSPPRSTRSFTGGSRGLSPPRSSGRMSPPRNAGRMIGHHHRDLSPPRSSGRIFSHPRDISPPRNAGSISGTPRTLSPSRNTRSFTGGSRILSPPRSDERMFGHPRDLSPPPRTTGRMISSTPRDLSPPRNPRSFSSGSRALSPTRNVGSSYMGSSRGFSPSRNPGSSYVGSSRDSPPPRSIDDFHGRSRMVDDVRPSPYAVRGVVNNQAPGSGITLSRTMLPPPVPNPHPLPPLSQLPPLGSMMQNSPFPMEEPLTVESFLNSLGLGKYFLAFKREEVDMTTIKQMKESDLKDLIIPMGPRKKILQAIACLPKR, encoded by the exons ATGTCAGAAGCTTCTCGGCGGAGTAGGGTCACTATTACTCTAGGCCGTAGCGGCCAG GTGGTAAGTCGAGATGGGAGTGATTTTGATGAGTTGCCCAGAGTTGGGACCAAGCGCTCTGTCAAAGAAAGGCTAGGGAACCAGTTAGATGCTTCTGCTTACGGAAGTGATGCGGTCAGTAAAAG GCAAAGAGGGGAAGCAAGTTTCAGTGGAAATG ATTTGCAGATCGGTCAAAATGATCTACGTTTCAAACTGTTGCAAAAAAATGCACAGAGACGAGCTCAGAGCGAGGAAGGCAGCACTATCGATCTTCGTGAAAAGCTGCTCTCCAAGTCCAAGAGTGAGCAGCTTCCTCGTAGCTTTGACGCTCGACCTCGTATGGCTGACCCTAGGGATGACCCGTTGCCTCCATCAAGAACTGCTCGTGGTCCCTCTCAGATGCTTTCATCAAGCAGTGCGTATTCTCCATGGGCCCGGGATGATACACGATGGAGATCTCCAGAGAGGCTTATGAGTGATTCCAGGAGCCGATCGCCACCGAGAAATTCTGGTAGTATCAGTCGCACTCCAAGGGCTCTTTCACCACCGAGGAGCACCAGAAGCTTCACCGGTGGTTCTAGGGGTTTATCACCGCCAAGAAGTTCTGGAAGAATGTCGCCACCAAGAAATGCTGGAAGGATGATTGGCCATCATCATAGGGATCTATCACCGCCGAGAAGTTCTGGAAGAATATTCAGCCATCCAAGGGATATATCGCCACCGAGAAACGCTGGAAGTATCAGTGGCACTCCAAGGACTCTTTCACCATCCAGGAACACCAGAAGCTTCACTGGTGGTTCCAGGATTCTATCACCGCCAAGAAGTGATGAAAGAATGTTTGGCCATCCAAGGGATCTATCACCTCCTCCAAGAACGACTGGAAGGATGATTAGCAGCACTCCAAGGGATCTATCACCGCCAAGGAACCCCAGAAGCTTCAGTAGTGGCTCTAGAGCTCTGTCCCCAACTAGAAACGTGGGAAGCAGCTACATGGGTTCTTCTCGGGGGTTTTCTCCTTCTAGGAATCCTGGAAGCAGCTACGTGGGTTCTTCCAGGGACTCTCCTCCACCAAGGAGCATTGATGATTTCCATGGACGAAGCAGGATGGTTGATGATGTTAGACCATCACCGTATGCAGTTAGAGGTGTAGTAAATAATCAAGCACCAGGAAGTGGCATTACTCTTTCTAGGACAATGTTACCTCCACCGGTACCAAACCCTCATCCGTTACCTCCTTTGAGTCAGCTTCCTCCACTTGGAAGTATGATGCAGAACAGTCCCTTCCCT ATGGAAGAGCCTCTAACAGTAGAGAGCTTTCTAAATTCACTTGGACTTGGAAAATACTTCCTTGCCTTTAAGA